In Natronococcus occultus SP4, the following proteins share a genomic window:
- a CDS encoding glycoside hydrolase family 3 N-terminal domain-containing protein: protein MTLEEKVAQLGSVNADRVIDDGEVDREAATELLEYGIGHLTRIGGEGGLSPADAARAINELQEILGETRLGIPAIPHEECLSGYMGPEATTFPQMIGMASTWDPELLEEVTETIRGELEALGTTHALSPVLDVARDLRWGRVEETFGEDPLLVAAMACGYVSGLQGDGRADGVSATLKHFVGHGATDGGKNRSSLNVGPRELREVHLFPYEAAIRTADAESVMNAYHDIDGIPCASSEWLLTDLLRGEFGFDGTVVSDYYSVRHLVTEHGTANTKPEAATAALEAGLDVELPYTDYYGEHLITAVENGELSEKTLDESVRRVLREKARKGLLDDPSVDAEAAADAFRTDEAAALNRRAARRSMTLLKNENELLPLTADSVAVIGPKADAKKELLGDYAYAAHYPEEEYASDATTPLAALESRDGLEVSYEQGCTVSGPSTDGFEPAAQVAEDADVALAFVGARSAVDFSDGDASKEEKPSVPTSGEGCDVTDLGLPGVQEELIDRLQETGTPLAVVIVSGRPHSIERITADVPAVLYAWLPGDEGGSAIVDVLFGEHNPSGRLPVSLPKSVGQLPVYYNRKANTANKSYVYTDGEPVYPFGHGLSYTEFEYGTLSLSEKRVSPLETVVASVPVTNEGDRSGAEVVQLYAHAANPSQARPVQELIGFERVPLEAGETKRVSFELSPTQLAFHDESMTLTVEEGPYEIRVGRSASDIVATDDLEVNASKSVPKSARTYFAETTVGTE from the coding sequence ATGACGCTCGAGGAGAAGGTCGCGCAGCTCGGCTCGGTCAACGCCGACCGAGTCATCGACGACGGCGAGGTCGACCGCGAGGCGGCGACCGAACTGCTCGAATACGGTATCGGTCACCTGACACGGATCGGCGGCGAGGGAGGGCTGTCGCCGGCCGACGCTGCACGCGCGATCAACGAGCTGCAAGAGATCCTCGGCGAAACCCGCCTCGGAATCCCCGCGATACCTCACGAAGAGTGCCTGAGCGGCTATATGGGTCCGGAAGCCACGACGTTTCCCCAGATGATCGGGATGGCAAGCACCTGGGATCCGGAACTGCTCGAGGAGGTGACCGAGACGATCCGCGGCGAACTGGAGGCGCTCGGAACGACCCACGCGCTCTCCCCGGTGCTCGATGTCGCCCGGGACCTGCGGTGGGGGCGCGTCGAAGAGACGTTCGGCGAGGATCCGCTGCTCGTCGCGGCGATGGCCTGTGGATACGTTTCCGGCCTCCAGGGTGACGGCCGAGCGGACGGAGTTTCGGCGACGCTGAAACACTTCGTCGGGCACGGCGCTACTGACGGCGGGAAGAACCGCTCGTCGCTCAACGTCGGTCCCCGCGAGCTCCGCGAGGTCCACCTGTTCCCGTACGAGGCGGCGATCCGGACCGCTGACGCGGAATCGGTGATGAACGCGTACCACGATATCGACGGGATCCCGTGTGCGAGCTCCGAGTGGTTGCTCACCGATCTTCTCCGGGGCGAGTTCGGGTTCGACGGGACCGTCGTTTCGGACTACTACAGCGTCAGACATCTGGTAACCGAACACGGGACGGCAAACACGAAGCCCGAAGCCGCGACCGCGGCGCTCGAGGCGGGTCTCGACGTCGAGCTCCCGTACACCGATTACTACGGCGAACACCTCATCACAGCCGTCGAGAACGGCGAGCTCTCCGAGAAAACGCTCGACGAGTCCGTCCGACGCGTACTTCGGGAGAAAGCCCGCAAGGGCCTCCTTGATGATCCAAGCGTCGACGCCGAGGCGGCCGCCGACGCGTTCCGGACCGACGAGGCAGCGGCGCTCAACCGGCGTGCCGCGCGTCGATCGATGACGCTGCTAAAAAACGAGAACGAACTCCTCCCGTTGACGGCCGACTCCGTAGCGGTCATCGGTCCGAAGGCCGACGCGAAGAAGGAACTGCTCGGCGACTACGCGTACGCCGCTCACTATCCCGAAGAAGAGTACGCCTCCGATGCTACGACGCCGCTGGCGGCCCTCGAGTCCCGCGACGGTCTCGAGGTGAGTTACGAGCAGGGGTGTACGGTCTCCGGTCCCTCGACTGACGGGTTCGAACCGGCCGCCCAGGTAGCAGAGGACGCCGACGTCGCGCTCGCGTTCGTCGGTGCCCGATCAGCGGTCGACTTCTCGGACGGCGACGCTTCGAAGGAAGAGAAGCCGAGCGTTCCGACGAGCGGCGAGGGATGTGACGTCACCGATCTCGGGCTGCCGGGCGTCCAAGAGGAGTTGATCGATCGGCTCCAGGAAACCGGGACGCCGTTAGCTGTCGTGATCGTTAGCGGGAGGCCACACTCGATCGAACGAATCACAGCGGACGTCCCCGCGGTACTGTACGCGTGGCTTCCCGGAGACGAGGGCGGGTCCGCGATCGTAGATGTACTCTTCGGCGAGCACAACCCCAGCGGTCGGCTTCCCGTTTCTCTGCCGAAATCGGTCGGCCAGCTTCCGGTCTACTACAATCGGAAAGCCAATACCGCAAACAAGAGTTACGTGTACACCGACGGCGAGCCGGTCTACCCGTTCGGTCACGGGCTGAGCTACACCGAGTTCGAGTACGGGACGCTTTCGCTCTCCGAGAAACGCGTCTCTCCGCTGGAGACGGTCGTAGCCAGCGTCCCGGTCACGAACGAGGGCGACCGATCCGGCGCCGAGGTCGTCCAGCTGTACGCCCACGCAGCGAACCCGAGCCAAGCGCGGCCCGTTCAGGAACTGATCGGCTTCGAGCGCGTTCCGCTCGAGGCCGGCGAAACCAAACGCGTCTCCTTCGAACTCTCGCCCACGCAACTCGCCTTCCACGACGAGTCGATGACGCTCACCGTCGAAGAGGGGCCCTACGAGATCCGAGTCGGTCGTTCCGCGAGCGACATCGTCGCGACCGACGACCTCGAGGTGAACGCGTCCAAGTCGGTACCGAAGTCCGCCCGGACCTACTTCGCCGAAACGACCGTCGGGACCGAGTAA
- the gfo6 gene encoding D-xylose 1-dehydrogenase Gfo6 has translation MEPGSIRSYLDSFSYRDWQESDEDAGPVRFAMVGLGWWTRDEAMPAVDRSTFCETTVVVSGSAEKAEEVAAEHEIVEAGLTYDEFRAGERRDAYDAVYICTPNAKHLEHVEAAANHEKAVLCEKPMEATVERAEEIVDACEDGAATAMIAYRMHTEPAVRRARELVRAGVIGEPVHVHGDMSQSIVDWGADQWRLDPELAGYGTSVMDLGIYSINTARFVLDRDPTTVQSMMHSDHEFFSEVPDEVAAFTVAFEDGVYATCTASQNAAQDSHLRITGSEGTILIEPAFHGESRLELAVDDASVAGDGPEVDQMEEEFDYFADCVLSGREPEGTPAHGLVDMRTLAAIYESADSGERVEV, from the coding sequence ATGGAGCCCGGAAGTATCCGCTCGTATCTCGATTCGTTTTCGTACCGCGACTGGCAGGAATCGGACGAGGACGCGGGCCCGGTTCGGTTCGCGATGGTCGGACTGGGTTGGTGGACTCGGGACGAGGCGATGCCCGCAGTGGACCGCTCGACGTTCTGTGAGACGACCGTCGTCGTCAGCGGCTCCGCCGAGAAGGCCGAAGAAGTCGCCGCGGAGCACGAAATAGTCGAGGCCGGGTTGACCTACGACGAGTTCCGGGCGGGAGAGAGGCGCGACGCCTACGATGCGGTCTACATCTGCACTCCGAACGCGAAACACCTCGAGCACGTCGAAGCGGCCGCCAACCACGAGAAGGCGGTCCTTTGCGAGAAACCGATGGAGGCGACCGTCGAGCGGGCGGAAGAGATCGTCGACGCCTGCGAGGACGGTGCCGCAACCGCGATGATCGCGTACCGAATGCACACCGAACCGGCAGTCAGACGGGCGCGGGAGCTCGTTCGGGCAGGCGTGATCGGCGAACCGGTCCACGTTCACGGCGACATGTCTCAATCGATCGTCGACTGGGGTGCCGACCAGTGGCGTCTCGATCCCGAACTCGCGGGGTACGGAACGAGCGTAATGGATCTCGGGATATACTCGATCAACACCGCTCGATTCGTCTTGGACCGCGATCCGACCACGGTACAGTCGATGATGCACAGCGACCACGAGTTCTTTTCGGAGGTTCCCGACGAGGTCGCGGCGTTTACCGTCGCTTTCGAGGACGGTGTCTACGCGACCTGTACCGCGAGCCAGAACGCGGCTCAAGACAGCCACTTGCGAATCACCGGAAGCGAGGGGACGATCCTGATCGAGCCCGCGTTCCACGGGGAGAGTCGCCTCGAACTCGCGGTCGACGACGCGTCGGTCGCCGGAGACGGTCCGGAAGTCGACCAGATGGAAGAGGAGTTCGATTACTTCGCGGACTGTGTTCTCTCGGGACGCGAGCCCGAAGGGACGCCCGCACACGGACTGGTCGACATGCGGACGCTCGCGGCGATCTACGAGAGCGCCGACAGTGGCGAGCGAGTCGAGGTGTAG
- a CDS encoding sugar ABC transporter substrate-binding protein, with amino-acid sequence MAQADTSGETDTDSYGRESPASDTDGEYSRRGFMEKAGTMSAAGATAGLAGCIGGDGTQGTGEGDFLWWTMRGYIPEETEAIQNAAEGFEDWADEEVNVTTNVVTWDQVFEEWTAAIQGQNTPNVSEMANEHAVDYGVSGVVQPNTELFEQYDDWYEVPSYWGDYDGEVWGFPWFIEVRSFYSNMGLLEDAGHDSPPETWEELIEMAMDVEDETGETGFVSGGAQDTGTGQVVYGITAQSGGDFFDRDGDEWSVELDSPTSLFAHLWMASFQEEWDIAPGGWAGMDSTDAEQLYREGNAAFMINSGDAANEMINEDEDVADRTELSLIPEGPMGTNTSFMGGSCLSAFEPEYAQHDVDDEISMSFIEYMTLPETMEEYLTEATPNFLPVRDAQEEIPPFTDNPTNIPDEWIDSRLEQAEDVARYGITGPEQNAPFLGDVEGATDAYSTAISGILGGGEDPREAVVAQANQVREGVDGEAGQEIEQNTDLPDLDDAPDELQPWIQGDGDTPQIWNP; translated from the coding sequence ATGGCACAAGCCGACACATCCGGAGAGACCGATACCGACAGCTACGGACGGGAGTCACCGGCGAGCGACACGGACGGTGAGTACTCGCGACGCGGGTTTATGGAAAAAGCGGGTACAATGAGCGCTGCAGGAGCGACCGCCGGACTGGCAGGCTGTATCGGAGGCGATGGTACGCAGGGAACGGGCGAGGGTGATTTCCTCTGGTGGACGATGCGAGGATACATTCCCGAGGAAACCGAGGCGATTCAAAACGCCGCGGAAGGGTTCGAAGATTGGGCCGACGAAGAGGTCAACGTCACCACAAACGTCGTGACGTGGGATCAAGTGTTCGAGGAGTGGACGGCCGCTATTCAGGGCCAGAACACTCCGAACGTTAGCGAAATGGCCAACGAGCATGCGGTCGATTATGGAGTGTCCGGCGTTGTACAGCCGAATACGGAACTGTTCGAACAGTACGACGACTGGTACGAGGTCCCCTCCTACTGGGGTGATTACGACGGTGAGGTGTGGGGTTTCCCGTGGTTCATCGAGGTCCGGAGCTTCTACTCGAATATGGGACTCCTCGAGGACGCCGGCCACGACAGTCCGCCCGAAACCTGGGAGGAGTTGATCGAGATGGCGATGGACGTCGAAGACGAAACTGGAGAGACCGGTTTCGTCTCCGGTGGGGCACAAGACACCGGGACCGGACAGGTGGTCTACGGCATAACCGCCCAGTCCGGTGGTGACTTCTTCGATCGCGATGGAGATGAGTGGTCGGTCGAGTTGGACTCACCAACGTCGCTGTTCGCTCATCTCTGGATGGCGAGCTTCCAGGAGGAGTGGGACATCGCCCCGGGTGGGTGGGCAGGTATGGATAGTACCGACGCCGAACAGCTGTATCGGGAGGGCAACGCCGCCTTCATGATCAACTCCGGTGACGCGGCAAACGAGATGATCAACGAAGACGAGGACGTCGCCGACCGAACCGAACTGTCGCTGATTCCGGAGGGTCCCATGGGAACGAACACCTCCTTCATGGGTGGAAGCTGTCTTTCGGCGTTCGAACCCGAGTACGCTCAGCACGACGTCGATGACGAGATCTCCATGTCGTTTATCGAGTACATGACGCTTCCCGAAACGATGGAGGAGTATCTCACGGAAGCGACGCCGAATTTCCTGCCGGTCCGGGATGCCCAGGAGGAAATACCACCCTTCACCGATAATCCAACGAATATCCCCGACGAATGGATCGATTCCCGGCTCGAACAGGCCGAGGACGTCGCCCGCTACGGGATCACCGGCCCCGAACAGAACGCACCGTTCCTCGGCGACGTCGAGGGCGCAACGGACGCGTATTCGACCGCCATCTCGGGTATTCTCGGAGGAGGGGAGGATCCACGCGAAGCGGTCGTTGCCCAGGCAAACCAGGTCCGAGAGGGCGTCGACGGCGAGGCGGGCCAGGAAATCGAACAAAACACTGATCTCCCGGATCTCGACGACGCACCTGACGAACTCCAGCCCTGGATCCAAGGCGACGGGGATACGCCCCAGATCTGGAACCCGTAA
- a CDS encoding carbohydrate ABC transporter permease, whose amino-acid sequence MSTKIQDIRNFEIPREYYHWLSKEGVWGWLFLLPSLLALGTVSVYPLLRGVYLSFFEYDGIGDPEWVGLDHYAYIFGWTEFWIVMRNTLVWAFASVVVMALVGLGFAILLNRDFRGRSVATTLLLLPWAIPFISIALNWRLMYSFELGPLNGFLRLAGISEGLPWISSSRYALFSIMIAWVWRNFPFFMLTFLAGMKGIPSDLYEAAHVDGSSRLDSFRHITLPFLQPIAIVMTLLMSLWSLNHFTLIYVMTGGGPGNSSMVLPVYIYERAFHLGEMGLASAIAVVMLLVMLSYGLIYLRLYRDDVGGK is encoded by the coding sequence ATGTCGACGAAAATCCAAGATATTCGTAACTTCGAGATACCGCGCGAGTACTATCACTGGCTCTCGAAAGAGGGCGTCTGGGGATGGCTGTTCCTCCTCCCGTCGCTGTTAGCGCTGGGAACCGTCAGCGTCTATCCGCTTCTCCGTGGAGTGTACCTGAGCTTCTTCGAGTACGACGGGATCGGCGACCCCGAATGGGTTGGTCTCGATCATTACGCCTACATTTTTGGCTGGACGGAGTTCTGGATCGTTATGCGGAACACGCTAGTGTGGGCGTTTGCGTCGGTCGTGGTCATGGCCTTGGTCGGGCTCGGGTTCGCGATTCTGCTCAATCGAGATTTCCGCGGCCGATCAGTGGCGACGACGCTGTTGTTGCTTCCGTGGGCGATCCCGTTTATCTCCATCGCCCTGAACTGGCGGCTGATGTATAGTTTCGAGCTGGGCCCACTGAACGGCTTCCTCCGGCTCGCCGGAATTAGCGAGGGGCTGCCGTGGATCTCGAGTTCGCGGTACGCACTGTTCTCGATTATGATCGCGTGGGTCTGGCGGAACTTCCCCTTCTTCATGCTCACGTTCCTCGCAGGGATGAAGGGGATCCCGAGCGATCTCTACGAGGCGGCCCACGTCGACGGATCCTCACGGCTCGATTCGTTCCGGCACATCACCCTCCCGTTCCTTCAGCCGATCGCGATCGTGATGACGCTGCTGATGAGCCTCTGGTCGCTCAATCACTTCACACTGATCTACGTGATGACCGGTGGCGGACCCGGGAACTCCTCGATGGTCTTACCGGTCTATATCTACGAACGGGCGTTCCACCTCGGTGAGATGGGTCTAGCAAGCGCGATTGCAGTCGTCATGTTGCTGGTTATGCTGAGCTACGGCCTGATCTACCTGCGGCTCTATCGTGACGACGTCGGAGGGAAATGA
- a CDS encoding carbohydrate ABC transporter permease has protein sequence MWSLIAIVLSPVLWMFVVSVNQIGFEAFIGDPVGWAANADLSGYYEVWTESDFPYWFRNSLIVSVGATVLSIIVCTFGAYSIGRLRFRGRKAMATFLLVTQMFPLILIAIPLFIVFRDLGLVNTLTGLMIAYVAFTLPFAIWMLRGFYENLPESLEEAAMIDGSTRFGAVLRVILPLSAPAIATTAIFTWVLAWNEFVFALVLINDSERQTLPPGMSEWVGQFALNWDMLMAGAISATIPLLVVFFLLQSYIVKGLAEGAVKS, from the coding sequence TTGTGGTCGCTGATCGCGATCGTCCTGTCTCCGGTTCTCTGGATGTTTGTCGTGTCGGTCAATCAGATCGGGTTTGAGGCGTTTATCGGTGATCCTGTTGGCTGGGCGGCAAACGCGGACCTGTCCGGATACTACGAGGTCTGGACCGAATCGGACTTCCCGTACTGGTTCCGCAACAGCCTGATCGTCAGCGTCGGTGCGACAGTCCTGAGCATCATCGTTTGTACGTTCGGTGCGTACAGCATCGGTCGTCTTCGATTCCGGGGACGAAAGGCGATGGCGACGTTCCTGTTGGTCACGCAAATGTTCCCGCTGATCCTCATCGCGATTCCGCTGTTTATCGTCTTTCGCGATCTCGGGCTAGTTAACACCTTGACCGGTCTCATGATCGCGTACGTTGCGTTCACGCTTCCGTTCGCGATCTGGATGCTACGGGGGTTCTACGAAAACTTACCCGAGTCCCTCGAAGAGGCGGCGATGATCGACGGCAGTACTCGATTCGGGGCGGTGCTTCGGGTTATTCTCCCGCTATCGGCGCCGGCAATCGCGACGACGGCGATCTTTACGTGGGTGTTGGCGTGGAACGAGTTCGTGTTCGCGCTGGTTTTGATCAACGATTCGGAACGCCAGACGCTTCCGCCGGGCATGAGCGAGTGGGTCGGTCAGTTCGCGCTCAATTGGGATATGCTGATGGCGGGTGCAATCAGCGCGACGATTCCACTCCTGGTCGTGTTCTTCCTGCTCCAGAGCTACATCGTCAAAGGATTGGCTGAAGGAGCGGTCAAGTCGTAA
- a CDS encoding ABC transporter ATP-binding protein, translated as MSSIEFEGVTKVYDENIVAVDDFNLDIEAGEFLTLVGPSGSGKSTLLRMVAGLEEITEGTISIGEETVNKLPPRHRDIAMVFQSYALYPHLSVRENMAFGLKRSTDLADEEIYERVEEAATLMGIEELLDDRPKQLSGGQQQRVATGRAIVREPAVFLFDEPLSNLDAKLRKHMRTELQRIQQELETTAMYVTHDQEEAMTMSDRIAILNHGNLQQVGTPREVYNRPRNLFVAQFIGSPSMNVFDVSYEPTNTGGRLTGDVEIEIGQDRAERIESLDTNELKLGVRPEHISVGQTETEGTIDAYIDIIEPLGARDLLYFDLESEDEGPVTKDIPTSDEADETAPDSDIDEHKAFIDPEAITEDVHNVFLTLDTDQMHIFDASTGLSLAYLDEQESAAAPPA; from the coding sequence ATGAGTTCGATCGAGTTCGAGGGAGTGACGAAGGTGTACGATGAGAATATCGTCGCGGTAGACGACTTCAACCTGGATATCGAGGCGGGTGAATTCCTCACACTGGTTGGCCCGAGCGGATCAGGAAAGTCGACGTTGCTTCGAATGGTAGCCGGACTGGAAGAGATCACCGAGGGGACGATCTCGATCGGCGAAGAGACGGTCAACAAACTTCCTCCACGGCATCGGGATATCGCGATGGTGTTCCAGAGTTACGCCTTGTACCCTCATCTCAGCGTCCGTGAGAACATGGCGTTCGGGCTCAAACGCTCGACCGATTTAGCCGACGAGGAAATCTACGAGCGCGTCGAGGAGGCCGCCACGCTGATGGGTATCGAGGAACTTCTAGACGATCGGCCGAAACAGCTCTCGGGCGGGCAGCAACAACGCGTCGCGACCGGACGTGCGATCGTTCGTGAACCCGCCGTCTTCCTGTTCGACGAACCGCTATCCAACCTCGACGCGAAGCTCCGAAAACACATGCGAACCGAGCTGCAACGTATTCAACAGGAGCTCGAAACGACGGCGATGTACGTCACCCACGATCAGGAGGAAGCGATGACGATGAGCGACCGGATCGCCATCCTCAATCACGGAAATCTCCAACAAGTCGGGACTCCCCGCGAGGTCTACAACCGTCCTCGAAACCTCTTCGTCGCACAGTTTATCGGAAGCCCCTCCATGAATGTCTTCGACGTCTCCTACGAACCCACCAACACTGGCGGACGGCTCACCGGCGACGTCGAGATCGAGATCGGGCAGGACCGGGCCGAACGGATCGAATCACTGGACACGAACGAACTGAAGCTAGGGGTTCGTCCGGAACACATCAGCGTCGGGCAAACGGAAACTGAAGGGACTATTGACGCGTATATCGACATCATCGAACCGCTGGGCGCACGGGATCTACTGTACTTCGATCTCGAGAGCGAGGACGAAGGTCCCGTTACCAAGGATATTCCAACGTCGGACGAGGCCGACGAAACCGCTCCCGACAGCGATATCGACGAACACAAAGCGTTCATCGATCCCGAAGCGATCACGGAAGACGTCCACAACGTCTTTCTCACCCTCGACACCGACCAGATGCATATTTTTGACGCGTCCACCGGCCTCAGTCTCGCGTATCTTGACGAGCAAGAATCGGCGGCTGCTCCACCCGCCTGA
- a CDS encoding TCP-1/cpn60 chaperonin family protein, whose protein sequence is MQDDTVRTFISNDGVAILEEFEGETDHPIANQLIRLVESHENELGDGTTTTTLLASELLTAGTRLIERGVPPTDVIEGFSIGAQRTLEVWDEIGIPVASTDRPTSPTEFDRGQLEQIAHGGTTNNRTGAWPLEQLSEDIVDAVLRVWEPRRGTVHLGYVAIEVFPGRNVTSSELINGTLLPYEPMCAERLLPIDAGILLVEGSLQPRDVSTNSLSVSGEYVTGGGNNRRDSRKIAEAIAEANVGAVFVTGDVSSEIGEQLARRNAVCFRNVKRSDVDVLSRVTGAAIRGPVTPGEPASSNDLGYGTVNVRAAQDEKTWLEVTAPKGTEPRSVGFVVRGGTESAADEARRRIKDGLNAVRAAVKQPTALPGGGAADVEAALAVRKLAPRFDGREQLAVEEFADVLESLPRTLARNAGHRPLDSIPELRTRHAGNNQRAGIDASGRIVDDVVSASDALDAQLVRSSSLVRSVEFANSLLTVDNVVLDTTPPINPEEIRTGTR, encoded by the coding sequence ATGCAGGACGATACCGTACGCACGTTTATTAGCAACGACGGCGTGGCGATTTTAGAGGAGTTCGAGGGAGAGACGGATCATCCGATCGCGAACCAACTGATTCGGCTGGTGGAGAGCCACGAAAACGAACTCGGCGACGGGACGACTACGACGACCCTGCTGGCGAGCGAACTACTGACTGCCGGCACCAGATTGATCGAACGGGGTGTTCCACCGACCGACGTTATCGAGGGGTTCTCTATCGGGGCCCAACGTACGCTCGAAGTCTGGGACGAGATCGGAATCCCCGTTGCAAGTACCGATCGCCCTACTTCGCCAACCGAATTCGATCGTGGCCAACTTGAGCAGATCGCACACGGCGGAACGACGAACAACCGTACCGGCGCGTGGCCGCTCGAGCAGCTCAGCGAGGATATCGTCGACGCCGTCCTCCGGGTGTGGGAACCACGGCGGGGAACCGTCCATCTCGGGTACGTCGCGATAGAGGTTTTCCCCGGTCGAAACGTCACCTCAAGCGAACTGATCAACGGGACGTTGTTGCCGTACGAACCGATGTGTGCCGAACGCCTGCTTCCGATCGACGCAGGCATTCTCCTTGTCGAGGGCTCTCTCCAACCACGCGATGTCTCTACCAACTCTCTCTCGGTTAGCGGTGAGTACGTGACCGGCGGTGGCAACAACCGAAGAGATAGCAGGAAGATAGCCGAGGCAATCGCCGAGGCGAACGTCGGGGCGGTATTCGTCACCGGCGACGTCAGTAGCGAGATCGGTGAGCAGCTGGCCAGGCGGAACGCCGTCTGTTTCAGAAACGTAAAACGGTCCGACGTAGACGTTCTGTCACGCGTCACCGGCGCTGCGATACGGGGGCCCGTGACACCCGGCGAACCCGCTTCGAGCAACGACCTCGGGTACGGGACGGTCAACGTGCGCGCTGCGCAGGACGAGAAAACGTGGCTAGAGGTCACAGCTCCGAAAGGGACCGAACCACGAAGCGTCGGGTTCGTCGTCCGCGGCGGTACCGAAAGCGCGGCGGACGAAGCGAGAAGACGAATCAAAGACGGTCTCAACGCGGTCCGCGCCGCCGTCAAGCAGCCGACGGCGCTTCCAGGGGGTGGTGCGGCCGACGTCGAGGCAGCGCTTGCTGTTCGGAAACTGGCACCCCGATTTGACGGTCGCGAGCAGCTGGCCGTCGAAGAGTTCGCCGACGTGCTCGAATCGCTCCCGCGAACGCTGGCACGCAATGCCGGTCACCGACCGCTCGATTCGATACCCGAGCTCCGTACTCGTCACGCTGGAAACAATCAACGGGCGGGGATCGATGCTTCCGGGCGGATCGTCGACGACGTCGTCTCCGCTAGCGATGCTCTCGATGCGCAACTCGTCCGATCCAGCAGTTTGGTCCGAAGCGTCGAGTTTGCAAACTCGCTGCTTACCGTCGACAACGTCGTGTTGGATACGACTCCCCCGATCAATCCCGAAGAGATCAGAACAGGAACGCGGTAA